In a genomic window of Cytobacillus sp. FSL H8-0458:
- a CDS encoding response regulator transcription factor, giving the protein MKTILLVDDETRMLDLISLYLSPRGYNCIKFASGSDALLYLETHSADLVLLDVMMPEMDGWSVCKEIKKYWDIPIIMLTAKSEKPDIVKGLNIGADDYILKPFDEEELSARIEAVLRRSKKDGKTKTFKGLELKEDSFELSYKNKEILLTPKEFSMLSLFLSNLNRVFSREHLIGSVWGYGVSIEDRTIDSHVRNLREKLRKAGFPADEYLTTVWGLGYKWAGKD; this is encoded by the coding sequence ATGAAAACAATACTTTTGGTCGACGATGAAACTAGAATGCTTGATCTAATTTCTTTATACTTATCACCCCGCGGCTACAATTGCATTAAATTTGCTTCAGGTTCAGATGCCTTGCTTTACTTGGAAACCCATTCTGCAGATTTGGTCCTTTTAGATGTCATGATGCCTGAAATGGATGGATGGAGTGTATGCAAGGAAATTAAAAAATATTGGGATATTCCTATCATCATGCTTACTGCCAAAAGCGAAAAGCCGGACATTGTAAAAGGATTGAACATTGGAGCAGACGATTATATTCTGAAGCCGTTCGATGAAGAGGAATTATCTGCAAGGATTGAAGCGGTTTTGAGAAGAAGCAAAAAAGATGGAAAAACCAAAACCTTTAAAGGGCTGGAACTTAAAGAAGATTCTTTTGAGCTTTCCTATAAAAATAAGGAAATTCTTTTAACTCCAAAAGAGTTTTCAATGTTAAGCCTTTTCCTTTCAAACTTGAACAGAGTTTTCTCACGTGAGCATTTAATAGGCTCTGTTTGGGGTTATGGGGTGTCAATTGAAGATCGCACCATTGATTCGCATGTAAGAAATTTACGTGAAAAATTAAGGAAAGCCGGGTTTCCTGCAGATGAATATC